The Anoplopoma fimbria isolate UVic2021 breed Golden Eagle Sablefish chromosome 9, Afim_UVic_2022, whole genome shotgun sequence genome contains the following window.
attagtttgtttctgtacttttgctctggtttatgctcttagatgcttgtttaagaaaggagatgcacttatgacttctggtgactagtagttctcttgaatacctatgttgaatacacttattgtaagtcgctttggataaaagcgtctgctaaatgactgtaatgttatgtaatgtaatgtaacgacACAAACCACTAAAGCTTCACGGTGAGTGTATTCTTACCGAATCTGTAGGTAGGAATCCGTAAGAGTCCAGAAGCACGAGAGCATCCACCATCTCAGGGAACAGCGCACTGAACTGTGGAAGACACAATTTGGACCATATGATGATACCAAGAGcgaaaaaacacagcagaataGTGTCTGTATTTATTGGTCAAAAGAGGAATGAGATAAGACAATGACACTCACCAATGCTGCGATGTCAGCAcctgtaaataaaaagaagctGACTGTGATTTGCACTGTTGATGATTTtgcagcacagcagcacagaTTAAGATAAATTCTGATGTAAAGCTACACTCACCCATACTGTGGCCTATGATGGAGAATTTCCTCAGCTGCAGAGCTGCGGGAGTTAATTTCACAGATCATCAACCAGGTTCGGTATCTAGTCACAGAACGCCTAGGTAGTTTTTTCAAAGTTGCCATAAGTCCTTCTGTGGTTTACTTTTATGCATTATGAAGAAACATGAAGTCCTGCAGAGGTCTAAACTTACCCTAAGGTTTGGAACAATACTATTGCACACTATtatgatctcacacacacacacacacaccatcagcGACTCTGTGTACATCCGCCACGTACGAAGGACAAGAGTAGAAATCTCCAGGAGGACGATGTGATGACAGACCGTGGCCCGTCAGATCCAGCGCCACATATCTGCACTCTGAGAGGAAGCACAGAGAGGACATGTGTAATGTATTCATAAATATTCACACAACACACTCATACAGAGACTTTATGGgttgctatttttttaattatttcattataaattcaaatgaagtttcctggaaagagaaaaactaaCTTGCTAGCACAGTCATAGCAGTTAAACGGACATTGGTACATCCACCATTTTGTCAGATCTGTGTCTAAAGAAAATATTAAGGGACTTTGAGGGAATGATCTACTCTCAAATGCCCTTGTCAGTACGCACTCCTGTTATTACAGAAGTTTTTGTCATTGATGATAAATAattttcatcatcagtccacaaaccaacgggtgactTCTCGtacacagtctatggtttcTAATATCATTCTGTAACCGTTGAATTGGTGTTGGGCTAACAGTCGTGAATGTCGCCCTTTTCGCTGATTCTCTTGTGGActttatatgtacagtaccagtcaaagtttggacacaccttctcattcaactactttgaagaatgtaaaatataaaacatattctggtttgttgagcatttgtttgtttaccacataattccatatgtgttccttcatagtttggatgtcttcaatattaatctacaatgtagaaaaaaataaaaataaagaaaaaccattgaatgagaaggtgtgtccaaacttttgactggtactgtatatatatgtatatatgtatatatatatatatgtgaaaaaCCNNNNNNNNNNNNNNNNNNNNNNNNNNNNNNNNNNNNNNNNNNNNNNNNNNNNNNNNNNNNNNNNNNNNNNNNNNNNNNNNNNNNNNNNNNNNNNNNNNNNtatatatatacatatatgtatatgtatatacatatatatgtatatatatacatatatatatatatatatatgtatatgtatatatatgtgaaaaaccattgaatgagaaggtgtgtccaaacttttgactggtactgaaaaaactaacaaaagaACAACTTAAAGGCATACTGTACGGTTTCcagtgatatgcactttttaatatgttgttgaaattggtttttacatcctgacagcaataaataacttatgggcaatgaaaaagaagcgaaacaaaaacgaattctgtatcggctataaacctgttaaaatgcttaccaatcggagacattgtacccgaatctaaagaaccaatcacaagcctgcgcgttctctcccctctgtgtacgAGCCTGAGCCGGCCTGAGCGCGTTCACGGAGGGCAAAGAAAGCGTTGTTGTCATAGTAGTTCATGACAGTGGACTAGACCTAGTGAGCCTACAACGTCAACACGatggaagacaaacagaagttaCCACTGCCACCGTTACTTGCCCCGGttcatccttttaaaaaaaataaataaagtgtaatatactacacaaaatatgtgtgtaagtaAACATCCTAGTTTGTAGAGAAACGCAGCCGACCGTTAGCTCAGCTCTCGCTCAATGAGGCAGCGGCAGCGTAGCTACCTGGTTGCTAAGTAGCAGCAGCGCTCGTGCACGGCTCTGTGTCGAGGGGTGGGGGCAGGGAGTCCtgaagggtgggggaggagttaaacggaactccgaagagaagctaatttcaaatcatgctagctctctcaaatcgtacagtatagctttaactaaaaaaaaaggaaatgagcgAAAGAATTTGTCTCTATTTGACCCATAGCTAAACCTAGTCATTATCACATTTCAAAGCTCATGAAGAATTGAATGACAATAACAGAACCCCTTAAACAAAGCTGCACCCATCACCCACTGGTCACAGGTCACAGGTCACCTttggggaggagggggatgaGGGTCTTGAATGCACCACAGTTATCAGCCCAGCCGTGCAGGCAGAGCACCGGACGGCCGTGATCAGGACCCCAGACTCTCCCTCTGATGTGTCCCCACGGGACCGGGACAGAGAGCTCCGACACTGCACACGTGACACGACGTTCAGCTCAGAGGAGTAATTATATAACAGGTCAAACCTTTAACATTATCACGCCTAATGTTATTAGTAGATATTAGACTATTTGAACGATTAATACAAAAATCATCTCAAAGAAATTCATGAAAGTGAAACTAATACACACAGATCTGATAagtgaaaacataaatgaacatatgaggtaaaaacaaaaagtgccgTTTAGATGctaaaatccccccaaaaatagaACATTAGTAAACAAGTGCATATAGAGGTATTTACAGGTTGTCAGGTGAAATCTCTGCAAAGTCTGATTTACCTTCTTCAGCCATGGTCAGCTCAGTAAAGTTTGCTACAGAGCTTGCAGTTCCTCACAGGAACCAGACCCTGAACGCGTCACagtcacctcctcctcctcctgcagtgtttgtttCCCTCAGTCTGGGTTTTGAGGCAGCGCCGCCGCTAAATAGAGATTTTCCTAATTTTCCAACTACCAATAGACTTTTAGGAACAGTATCTCTGTCACTGTAGTGACCCAGGCTTTTGAATCAGgagctttttacttttatccAATGCATTAGACCTGTGGCCATTCATTCAGGCTGTCAGGAGATGaacgttttgatgtatttagttttttacatcTGTCCTCTAGTAGGCTAAACATAAACCAGTACTCAAAGGCCCATGCTGAGTCAAACCATCAGCCAAgaacttacagtaccagtcaaaagtttggacatagctaaatatatatatatatatatatatatatatatatatatatatatatatatatgtatatatatgtatatgtatatatatgtatatgtatgtatatatatatgtatatatatgtatatatatatatatatatatgtatatatatatatatacagtgggtacggaaagtattcagacccctttaaatttttcactctttgtttcattgcagccatttgctaaaatcgaaaaagttcattttttttctcgcattaatgtacactcagcaacccatcttgacagaaaaaaacagaaatgtagaaatttttgcaaatttattaaaaaagaaaaactgaaatatcacatggtcataagtattcagaccctttgctgtgacactcatatttaactcacatgctgtccatttcttctgatcctccttgagatggttctactccttcattggagtccagctgtgtttaattaaactgattggacttgattaggaaaggcacacacctgtctatataagaccttacagctcacagtgcatgtcagaacaaatgagcccaaggagctcagagacagaattgtggcaaggcacagatctggccaaggttacaaaataatttctgcagcactcaaggttcctaagagcacagtggcctccataatccttaaatggaagaagtatgggatgaccagaactcttcctagacctggccgtccagccaaactgagcaatcgtgggagaagagccttggtgagagaggtaaagaagaacccaaagatcactgtggctgagctccagagatgcagtagggagatgggagaaagttccacaaagtcaactatcactgcagccctccaccagtcggggctttatggctctcctcagtgcaagacatatgaaagcccgcatagagtttgccaaaaaacacatggaggactcccaaactatgagaaataagattctctggtctgatgagaccaagattgaactttttggtgttaattctaagcggtatgtgtggagaaaaccaggcactgctcatcacctgcccaatacaatcccaacagtgaaacatggtggtggcagcatcatgctatgggggtgtttttcagctgcagggacaggacgactggttgcaattgaaggaaagatgaatgcggccaagtacagagatatcctggaagaaaacctcctccagagtgctcaggacctcagactgggccgaaggttcaccttccaacaagacaatgacccgaagcacacagctaaaataacaaaggagtggcttcggaacaagtctgtgaccattcttgactggcccagccagagccctgacctaaacccaattgagcatctctggagagacctgaaaatggctgtccaccaacgttcaccatccaacctgacagaactggagaggatctgcaaggaagaatggcagaggatccccaaatccaggtgtgagaaacttgttgcatcattcccaagaagactcatagctcaaaagggtgcttctactcaatactgagcaaagggtctgaatacttatgaccatgtgatatttcagtttttcttttttaataaatttgcaaaaatttctacatttctgtttttttctgtcaagatgggttgctgaaatgcgaaaaaaaaagaactttttcgattttagcaaatggctgcaatgaaacaaagggtgaaacatttaaaggggtctgaatactttccgtacccactgtatatatgtatatatatatatatatatatatatatatatatctatcaatcagtcaaaagtttggacatagctatatatatatatatatatgtatgtatgtatgtatatacagtaccagtcaaaagtttggacacacgtcattcaatggtttttctttatttttatttttttctacattgtagattaatattgaagacatccaaactatgaaggaacacatatggaattatgtggtaaacaaacaaatgctcagcaaaccagaatatgttttatattttagattcttcaaagtagttgaatgagaaggtgtgtccaaacttttgactgctactgtagtTAAGAccctttgacatttaaatagtttaatatgttgtcatgtttttaatttttactttttaggtTCTTTTGAATGAAACACTCATtttatatactgtgtatttttataataaaaaaatgaccagGACAATAAGATGTTTGCTTCCGGTTTGTAATAACAGTTATTAAATCCAAGCATTTTACAGTacaataaaatcacaaacattttttcacaTCACCTTTATTCATGCATACCCTAATAAAAGACAATTTACAATTAATTCACTATACATTTACCCAATTATGTTacaacatacatacagtaccagttaaaagtttggacacaccttctcattcaatggtttttctttatttttatttttttctacattgtagattaatattgaagacatccaaactatgaaggaacacatatggaattatgtggtaaacaaacaaatgctcaacaaaccagaatgttttatattttagattattcaaagtagttgaatgagaaggtgtgtccaaacttttcactgctACTGTATAAAAGCCTCAATCCAAAATGGTTTGACTTTATATCAGTTCACAAAGTAGGAACATTCCCAAATCAATGCTGCACTTTCTTCACAAATGTTCCCTTATGACTTTCACTCTGTGAAGTCAATGGAGAGATATTTATGATATGAAATATCcgtgtgatattttatttaacagtattCGATATtgatgaataaagaaaatgggTTATTTAAATTTCACAGGTGAAAAAAGACTCAAACTTTTCTTAACCATGGCACCCCTTTATGATTCAATGTCAGGTTTTTTTCAATGGCAAAAGTGGCATTGCTACAAAATTGCTATAGATATATATCCATTCTTCAAAGTGGCAACATTGTATTCCATCCCCTAAAaagttcaaaggtcaaagttcaaggtgcaatgttaTGAGGAAGCAGTAGGTCCCAACTGAATGCAAACCGCATGCAACAGTACGTACTTTGTAAGTGCAGCTGCATTTAGTACATAAAGACAAAACTATAAGTATGCAATTTAGAACACAGTTTCTGTCGGAATTGGCCTTATAAGATTCAGGCTGATTTAAAATAGTAGAAAGTGTTTTGAGCCATTTTCTACCATGAAAAAAGGCCATGAATATACTTTTAGTAAGAGCTGTCGATATTTACACCAGTATATCATTTAgtttatcactttaaaaaaacatattcaaatgtgCATTGCTCTTTAAAATATTGCCCAAGATTGCAGTATCGTGGATTTCCACCTGATaatcctccaaaataaaagcccttttAAAATGGTTTAAATGCTGCATCACTGAAGACAAGCTGTAAACATGTACTTCTCAATTCCAGATTCATCCTCTGCTCTCACCGAGGCACTTGGGTACTCTTTCTTCCCACAGCTCACtgactttaaacattaaacatgacgacacacacacacacacacacacttcagagaAACTGTGCAACTGCTAAAATATTAACAGCAGGCAGCAGACTTCTAAGACACCTGGCCCCCCGCAGTGCATTTCAAACAATCCTCAAAGGCAGAAGCTAGAAGGTGATAGATCTGCTGTCTGCTGATACTCAGCAGTCTGTACTGCAGGTTAGCAGGAAGACACCAGGCTGAGAAAAGAGTAACTAAGAACTTTATTACCTGTATGATGCAGTCCAATACAACCGCTCAGCCATAGCATCCATCTTTACAAAGCCACTAGGTTAcagtttttgttgacattgttgaAAATCTGTTAATTCAATTCTAAGATTATTACCGAGGTCATAATTAAAGGTGGTGTTTCATTGGACTGCATTAtattgaaaagtgttttttagttttttgtcctCCCTAGTATTCATTAGGGGggcaacattttacattttcataaaaatgttgattaataataataagttgaCCTTGGGTTGAGTTTTTCGGGtcacatgtattttaaatgacGCACTTCAACATTATCTTCTTTAAGAGAAACTTAACATCCCCTGAAAATCTCGTCTTTGCTAACCTCCAGCATTTTATCTCGTCACCTTGCTGCACTGACACACAGGTTTACCTCAGTGCTGTCATGGCCGGGTGTAGTAACACGCGCAACGAAGCACACTTCTGACCACACCCATCCAACCACACCCATCAGAGGTGAAACAGACGTGACACTTTCAAAgtgagaggggaagagaaagaCTGCTCGTCAGCCTCttaaactgtcttttttttcttttaggtaCATTTGGTGTAAATGACTTTGAAATACCGTCCATGTATGATTTATgacatataaataatataaatattgctTTACAGACATGTGTAGTCTAGAAGATGAATCCAAGAGGcttaaattacttaaattatttttaatcaaataccAGGTTACCACGTTTATATCTTCATATGAAGCGGGTCCTCctcactgcacctttaaaatgaaCCTGTCCAACACGTCAGTTCATGACAGGACTCCTCCAACATTATTGACTAAATTCACTACTATTAGTCCTACTGGCAAAGTTAGCATTCCACAAAAAGCACTGTCGGTGgtcgagttgcattgtgggtaatgtagacGCCCAGTGTTGACAACGGAGAAGAATGCGTGGAATATAAAAGACGATAACTCTGGTTCTCTTAAGAAGATGGTATCTCATACTGCACCATGCCGCCATCAGCATAAACACGTTTTTATCCGTTACTTTTCACTGTTCGAAATTGTCACTAAGAATTAAAGTTCTGTGTAACAGAAGTGTCATTTCTGTTAAAATGCATACATGTCAGGACATTAAATAATGTAAGGGTCCAGGTTAAAGCACCAAGGTGAGTGTTAACAGCACTGTAGGTTGTTAATATCAGCAGCGTAATgtgaactttttttgtgttcGCTACATCTTTGAGGTTTGTTCTTCGGCTGGTCTGGCTCGCTGTGTCAACAATTTGGTCTGCAGGAAGTCGGACACAAGTGGAGCAACGACTTCAGGCTGATTCAGGTGGACGTGATGATCGCCTGGTACTGTTACCACCGTGtgctgaaagaaagagaaggggaaTATTAGACGAGGGTGAGAGATTTGATTGTAACGTTTTAACCAgcaaaaactgatttttttaggCCACATGGGGGCGGTGGAACATACCATACcaactttttaaatgatatgACGAACACATCATCAaaagttgcttatttacacatcaatcagttatggagcaacattagcattcatttggtgTCATGTttctggtcacatgatgaaTCCAAGTccaaaactctctctcttttggcTCTGTTTtaggtctccaccaactcctgagggaaatatctctctctatagccgctaaatgctccactatatTCACCAGCTTCTCTTTAACTGTGTTTGCCGTTTGGTGCAGCAAGTGTTCACTGGATTTTTAAAAGggctttttcactgaaaacaactGCCTGCTGCGGCTGAAAGCGACACTATGAGAGCAATGAGAGTAAACCAGAACAGTTGCAACAGATAAACAATGACCTGAAAGACTCTTTAAAAGCTCTGTGAAGTCGAGTGGAGCTGCAGATCCAGGCGATGATTCACTATGAGCGACCATTTTCACATTGTCATTGGGTGCATTTTAATAgtataaatattgattatagcttGCTTTAAAAATTCATTAGTATTCTGACATACCAAGCTTCTCTTTCTTTGCACAGCAGCTGCATTTGTTTCCATCACTGGCTGACTTGGAAAGAGAAGTTTAGTTCTGATCTCTGTTGACCAAGCTCCAGTATGTAGGTCAGCGTTGAGGCTCCCAGCTCTAAAGATTTCTGCTGCCTCTGACACATCGAGCTCCAGCTACACAGCTACTTttgcatctgtctgtctgcctacTCTAAGCACAATTACACACACGGGCTTAACGGCTAAAAATAAACACGAAGATGTAAGCGTACCTTACTTTACACAAACACGCTGTAAAAATACACTCACTTTTCTGTCCTTGTAGGCCTGGACAATTGCGGATGCGATTTTCTTATCCTGTCCAGAAAGTAATTTCTCAAAGCCATCCTCTGCTCTGGAAAGATAAAGAAgatttagaataaaaaatgatgtatatTAAGTGAGGTACAATTTACTAGAATTAGTACATGTAATAAAGAGTGAGGGGTGGAGGAATTACTTACAGAACAACTAGAACAGGGGCTTTTATCCTAGACTGCAGTTCAAGACCTTGCTCCAAACTGATGCGTactatatttttctgtaaaaacaaagaacaaaacaattcaatacACGATGCCATACATGTATTTTAAGGGCTGCATTCGACATCCgtgagagagataaagaagTGCAGTGGTGCAGTTAGGAAAAAAACCTACCAGATTAATACGAAAGTCTCGGGTAAACACCATACCTGCAAGaggtaaatacatatattatccGCATgggattaaaaaatgtattcaaagttTACTAAGTTTGTTCATAAGATGAGCGCctatgaaaaagtaaaaaagcagaggaagaggaatatGAAGGCGTACCTCCTTCAACTTGAACCAGACCTCGCTCTAAAAGGATGTGCACAGACTGCTCGGACAGAGTCGGGTTTGCAGCCGACAGcctgaaagaaaataaaaggcctGAAGAAAACCCTTGTACGAACATGACTGGATGAGAGGATGTTCAGTAGTCTGTTTAAAACAACGTGAATAGGAAAGGTGTAACACCTCTCTACTGCTTTTTCATAAGTGTAAACTCTCTTCTTGTCTTCCGTCTGTTTGTAAAACTCGACCATCTGATCCATCCCCTGCCTCATCACTTTGATCATTTCTTTCTGCAAGACAAAAAGGACAATGATGAGGGACAACATGCAAAGCTGCTGACAAGAGTGGATTGTACAGCACAGCTCTTCCCAGTGAAATGAAACAGAGTGATGCAGTAATATTACTATATGAATGCTGAGTGCCTCCCCAAATGGACAAAACTGTCAGATGTGGTGAATAAAAGCTTTTCTTGAATGGGATGcctttcaaaatgtcaaacaaactgTATATTTTTCTCCAATTACTCACAATCTAGAATTCATTAGAAATCATCGTTATGAAGTGTTTTAGTCTTTTAGTGCAAATCAAGAGTCTCAAACTTGTTATCTGGTGGCCATGAGAGATATTTTTTAGACTTTTAAACAGCTTTTTAATAAGTAATTTAATACCCGTTTCATGATCATACCAGGCAAAGTATGATGGGAAAGCCGGTGTGGATGATATGACCTAGAATTGcttatcattttattatgtgAATGCAACTTCGATAcgtggtaaaaaaaatggatagaTCGATTACCCATTAACAGAGAGAGTGCAGATTACTAAAATGCTAGACCTCCCTTGGCAAATCATCCTTCTCTTTTATTACcataaaacaacagaataatGTCCCAAAAGAAATAATAACATCTGCCAATTGTCTAACTTTCTCCCGTCTGACAAAACATTGGATACTCACAAAGCAAACTTCCCTTGCttactattttattattctacGGACGGAAAAATTGCAATTTGCTAAAACCCAGATCATTATATCTCTCCTCATTATGAACAATGATGATCATTCTTTGTGCATTCTCCATGTTCAAATAGaattcaaaattaaaatgtccACTTCTATTAAATCTGTCCGTGCTcggcttttttttttcggtTTTTGTGATTGGTAGTCGAGCAGATACTTtggtttttaatgttaaattaaaagcCAACTTCCATGGTTGAATATTAGAGTTAACAATTACTTCTATAGTAAAATATTGTAACAATGGATTCTCAACATGTGGGAGGACTGTTCTGAAACCtggtggaaataaaaaatataatgatattttGCGACTTCAAAGTACATTGAATTTTCCCTCACTCTTAACTAAGCAATGAATTACAGCTCTGTAGATACCAAAGTCTAAAAACTGTAAGTACCAGATCTGTAGGTAAGAATCCATAGGAGTCCAGCAGTACCACAGCATCCACCATCTCAGGATACAGCGCACTGAACTGTGGGAAACAAGATACAGAGTCAGTATATGGGTGTTGTGAAAATAGTAGCCTGTCATGACACTGTGACTTACCATTCCAGCAATGTTACcacctgaaataaaataaaaagacaaagtgtTTATACGGTAAATATAACACACCATTAACATTTTAGATGCTCCAATTTTGCTGTTGAGCTGCACTCACCCATACTGTGTCCTATGATGGAGAACTGGCTCCAGTGCAGAGCTGTGGGAGTCATTTCACAGATCATCAACTGGGTTCAGTATCATATCACAGAACACTGAGGCTGGTTTTAGTTGAGAGACATACTGTGTTTTAACAGCAGTACAGATGCACTAGAGCTGGGTGGTAGTATTAGAATATAACACAGTAGTAATCGTTGCTCAGTGGGTAAAGTTGTATTGGTTGTCATAGAGACAAGTTGCCATCATAACTTTTGTCCTGTGCtgaaaaaactgtaaacaaaactCTGCAAATGTGTAAAAGAGAGACCT
Protein-coding sequences here:
- the LOC129095438 gene encoding serine hydrolase-like protein, with translation MLHALKGARHLHSSAMKQAVSELSIPVPWGQIKGKVWGPDHGRPVLCLHGWADNCGTFNTLIPLLPNECRYVAVDLSGHGWSSHRSPGVFYSFPEYVMDVRRVVDALHWSQFSIIGHSMGGNIAGMFSALYPEMVDAVVLLDSYGFLPTDLKEMIKVMRQGMDQMVEFYKQTEDKKRVYTYEKAVERLSAANPTLSEQSVHILLERGLVQVEGGMVFTRDFRINLKNIVRISLEQGLELQSRIKAPVLVVLAEDGFEKLLSGQDKKIASAIVQAYKDRKHTVVTVPGDHHVHLNQPEVVAPLVSDFLQTKLLTQRARPAEEQTSKM